The stretch of DNA CCAGGCCTAGGAGCCGGTCGACAATCTTTTGGTCCAGGCCTGAATCTGCCAGGAAGCTGCGGTAGGCATCCGCTGTTGTTGCAAGCCGTCGGGGACCAGGACCCCGGCAAAGCTCAGGTTCTGAACCATTTCACCAAGGGAGGCGTTCTTTCCGCCTACGCGGTCCAGGTCTTTCAGTCCGAGTTCTGAGAACCACAGTACGTTTTTCGTCATTTTTACTGCTCCTTTGCAGATGGTGCAGGGGTAACCGTTCACTAGCCGCGACCACAGGTTGCTGGACGGAAAATCCTGTCTACAGTTACAGGTCTTCAGCGCTCTTTCCACATGATGTACGCCACACAGGGCCAGTGAAATCGTTTTTCAGTGCTTAATGTTCATCCGTTGCAGGATGGTCGCTGCCATCTCCTCCACTGAGACGGTGGCCGAATTCAGGTACGGGATCCTATGAGATACGTACAACTGCTCTGCGCAGCTCGAAGCCGCACTGCCGCAGGGAGGCGTACGGTGAGCCGCTGCGGCGTTCGGTGCGAATCTGGCTAAGGCGCAGGGGGTTAGATGAGAGGCCGAAACATTTCGAAACGAACGGTCTGAGTGGCTTGGGAAGCCCTTCCCGTTCAAAGTCTTCATCTACCAGTGGGAAGTTCGCCGCAAAGATGCCGTGTTGGAGTGCCAGGTACATGGTGGTGGGCGTTTTGCCGCACCGAGATGGAGCCACCAAAATGACCTGCGCTTTTTCGAGAGCACGCAGGCTCTGACCGTCGTCGTGTTCCATGGCGTACTCGACGGCCGCCATACGGGCTTGGTAACGAGCCGCGTTTCCGAGGCCGTGCGCCCGCCCCGGTTCTCCGCTGGCCGGGGTGCTGAGTGCGTGCTCCAACTGCCCGACATACGTCCCAATGAGATCCACGACGATCCCCTTGCACGTCGCCAGAACCTGCCTGATATCGCTGCTTACTGCAGTGGAAAAGACAATTGGCTGCGGGCCACTGGCGGCGACGCCGTTGATGGCCTTCACTACGGATCCGGCTTGTTCGACGGTGGTGATAAAGGGAACAGTAATACGGTCAAAATGATTCGCGGGGAACTGCGTCAGCAAGGTGTTGCCGAGCGTTTCCGCGGTGATGCCCGTACTGTCCGAAAGGAAGTAGACGGGTCGACGATCGTCCTTGGTCATAACCAATTCTCCACTCTCGTAGTAGGGGCGTGTGACAGACCCCGGAATGACGCCAGGCGCCCTGCGACTGATTGTCAGTAGGGTCCGGTCGTTCATTTCTTTACATGCCCTTTGGGTAGCTAGAGGGTTGATTCGTGACAGCTTCAGTCCGGGCGCATTGGTCGGCAACGTGGCTGAGGCTGCCGGGCGAACAAGGGGTCTGAGTAGTAATGGAACAGGATTGCGCGTTTAGCCGAACTGTTGAACAAACTGCTGGAAGAAAACCTCTAGATCCCCTTGCGGTAGCACGGCGGCGCGAGCAAAGGGAAGGCCGGTAGCCACCCGTTAGGGGGCTACCGGCCTTGCAGCAGAGTGGGTGGACTAGTGGCAGAGTCACCCCATCATGCCTTAGGACGCCCAAGGCCGCCGACTGTCATGTGCCGGCGGCCAAGGCGGCCGTTATGCCGTGGTTTCAGACCGTTGCGAAGCCAGCGGCGCTACTGGCAGGTGTAGCTCGCAGCAGCGTTCACATCCCCACCGAGATACTTCACCCGCTCGGGGTACATGCACAGCGGGCGCGAGCGGCTACCGTCAGGCGACGTTGCGACAAAGGTGTCGGGTGCCTGGTTCCTCTCCACCCAATCGACCAGTGCGAGGTAGACCTCGTCCTTGCCGATGTCGGACACGAAGGGCCCGATTTGCGGGGTGGTGGCACTGTTCGCGTCGATGCTGCCAACGCCGCCGCCGTGGCTGCGGCCGGGCAGCATGAAGAGGCGATGCACATCCTGCGCTTTTTGGATGCCGCCGAGAATGTCGGCAGACTCCTCGTAGTACTTGGTCATCATTTCCACCGAGTTATAAGGGTCGTGGGTACCGGTGATGGTGATCATCTTGGACCCACTGCGCTTGAACTCTGTCAGATCTGGGTTGTCCGCGTCGATGTTGGCGAACGCCGAGTCGTTCAGGGACTTGCCTGCGGGGAAAACCTTCGCAAACTCTTCGTAGCTCATTTCCATCCAGCGGTTCTCGCCGGTGCCCGACGCGTTCTTGAACCCGGGATACGTGTACGAGAGATCCTGCAGGTTAAAGGCGAGCTGGCTAGCCGTGATCTGGGCAATGACCGGTGAAACGGGAGTTGCCGTGGTTGCATCCAGTACCGTACCGCGGGTCGGGCCCCACCATAGATGGTTTGGAGCGCGGAAGGTGTTGCGACCGTTATCGACCGCCGGATCGGGCACGGATCCGTCGACCGTCGGGCCGTACCAGATCTTGTTGAACACTTGCGCTTCCACCTTGGTCACGCATGAGGCAGTGGCATTCGTGCCTCCATCGGACGGGCACAGCACGCTGGCGTCCTTCGTTGGGTCATACTTGCACTCGTCGTTGTATGTCAAGTAGCCATCGTGTGTGCCGTTCACGGCCGTGTCGCAGGAGTTCAATGCCGCGCGTGATACGGCATCCCTCTTCTCCTTCGTCAACAGAGGCAGCCCCTTGTCCGCCAGGTCTCGCTGCATCACAATCTGCGGCCACATGAGTCCGGGCATAAATTGCGTCTGGTCGAGGGAGACAGAGTCCGCCAGGATGCCGTCATAGTCGCCCGGGAACATCTGTGCGGATTGATACACCGCGCGGCCTCCGCTGGACTGGCCATAGATGTACGAATACTTGACCGGCTCTTTGTAGTAGGCCTTTGCCAGTGCTTTGGTGCTCACGGCCATCTCGTGCACGGCCCCGTAGGAGAGCTGCTCCCATCCCAGGGCGTTGGGCGTTCCGTCAGGCTGCACGAGAAACTCCCCCGAAAGCGGGCCCCTATCGTGGCCGCCATCAGTATAGACCGTGACGCTGCCTTTGGCAGCGGCGTAAGCACCCATCCTCGGCGAGTAGATGTCGGTCACAGACCTGACCCCAGGCATGCCCATGAAACCCCCTACCGCCGTTGCGCGGATGCGCCTATCCCACTTCTCCGGAGCGGGCAGCCACACCTCCAGGCCGACGCCATCCGTTGTCGACGGTGCACCGGCCGGTCCGGGGTTGCTCTCACCAACAAGCATTTTGACGAGGCATACGTCCGACTCCGCCTTGGCCGTGCCTGCAGGCGGAGTTTCCGCCAACGACAATGCGTCGCCCGCTTTGAAGGCTTTTACCAACAACACTCGGGTTTCCGGAGTCGGCTTGAATGCCGTCTTCATGCTCTCGTCGCACGAGAGCGCAACCGCCGCGCGGTCCGCGGGAGGGGCTGCGGCACTGGCGACCCCGGGTAAACTCCCCACGCTG from Pseudarthrobacter siccitolerans encodes:
- a CDS encoding tannase/feruloyl esterase family alpha/beta hydrolase — its product is MKRKLFPILATALVALSVGSLPGVASAAAPPADRAAVALSCDESMKTAFKPTPETRVLLVKAFKAGDALSLAETPPAGTAKAESDVCLVKMLVGESNPGPAGAPSTTDGVGLEVWLPAPEKWDRRIRATAVGGFMGMPGVRSVTDIYSPRMGAYAAAKGSVTVYTDGGHDRGPLSGEFLVQPDGTPNALGWEQLSYGAVHEMAVSTKALAKAYYKEPVKYSYIYGQSSGGRAVYQSAQMFPGDYDGILADSVSLDQTQFMPGLMWPQIVMQRDLADKGLPLLTKEKRDAVSRAALNSCDTAVNGTHDGYLTYNDECKYDPTKDASVLCPSDGGTNATASCVTKVEAQVFNKIWYGPTVDGSVPDPAVDNGRNTFRAPNHLWWGPTRGTVLDATTATPVSPVIAQITASQLAFNLQDLSYTYPGFKNASGTGENRWMEMSYEEFAKVFPAGKSLNDSAFANIDADNPDLTEFKRSGSKMITITGTHDPYNSVEMMTKYYEESADILGGIQKAQDVHRLFMLPGRSHGGGVGSIDANSATTPQIGPFVSDIGKDEVYLALVDWVERNQAPDTFVATSPDGSRSRPLCMYPERVKYLGGDVNAAASYTCQ